Genomic window (Flavobacterium oreochromis):
TTATCATTCATTTTTAGAACATCTTGGCCATTAATTTCTAAAGAAGAAGTCAGATTAATACCTTTTCTATTTTTAAAACTAGGTTGGTCTAACGTACCTAAGATTTGTAATAAAGTAGTTTTTCCAGCACCAGATGCACCAACTATTGATACAATTTCTCCTTTTCTAATTTGAAGATTAACTCTTTTTAAAACTTTTAATTGTCCGAAGTATTTATGAATATTAGTTGCTTTAATCATTCCTGAGTATTTTCACAAATAAACAAAGAATTTTAATGAACTTCAAAAAAAGTTTTGTTATGCTTGATAATAGATTATCCTTCATTTAATCAAAAAAAGAGTTTATATATTAAAAACAATCTTGAAACATTATGATCTTCGTGTAATTGAAAGTATTGAATTGTTATTTCTAAAATTAACTGCATTTACAATTGTAAAATTTTATAGACTATTTTGTTTGTTATCCCTATTAATGATTTTATGTTTTTTTTTGTAAGTTTTTACTTTTAATTAATTCAGAATATAACATATAAAAAGAGAATTATTGGTTATTTTTTAAATGTTTGATAGTTAGTTTTTTATAATTGTCGGTTTTAATAATACGGATTAGTTTTTTTTGCTATGCAAAATATTGATTTAATAACTTTTTGTTAATATTAAGCGTCACGCATTTAGTCTTGTGAAAAAATGTTTTAATTTTGTATGCTTACATAATAAATTAAACAAATGAAGAAAATCGTAATTTTTGGTTCTGGTGTAACAGGACTTAAATTGGCTCACGAATTAATTAAAACAGGTAATTTAGTTACTGTTTATGAAACAAGAGATCAACCAGGAGGTAAATGTATAGGTACTTTTGAAAATGGTCTACCAACAGAACTTACCCATAGACAAATGTTTGCTTCTAATATGAATTTTATTTCAACATTAAAAGAAATTGAATATAAAGGAGATAATTTGTTGAAGAATATTGAACCTTTAAATAATGTTCAATTTTATTGGGCAAACGAAAAAAAGTTTATGAATTTTAAACGAAACTTTTTTAATTCTTTTCAACAATTAGTAGATAATTTAAAATCAGCTAATTCTTTATTTTTTTCAGGTGTGCCACTTAAAGATATTTACTGGTTTAGATCTAAATTATTTATAGATAATTTAGATAAAGACACTTTAAATATGCCTTTGTCTACCTATTTAGAATTTGAGAAAAGACCAAAATTAGCTCATTTTATTCTTAAAATAATATCAACATGGATAGGAGGGAATGGAAATACTAAAACAGGAGATTTTTTGTTATTATTTAACTATAAAAATTTATCGAAGAAAAAAGTATATACTAGAACAAATACAACAAGTCTTACTCTTAATGGACCTATATCTGATTCATTAATAGAACCATGGTATGGCTTTTTAAAAGAAAGAGGTGTGAAATTTCGTTTTAATGAAGGAATTAAAAAACTAAATATTAGTGATGGTGTAGCTATAAATGCAATTTCAGAAAAAAACAACGTTATTGAAGCGGATGCTTTTATTCTTGCAATTCCTCCAAAACAGGTTGTAAATATATTACCTAAAATTGCAGAACGTTTATCAGTTAATTACATTAAAAGTCATGGATTTCAATTTCATTTTAAAGAAGTTCCAAGTTTGTTTTTAGATAAAACTATTGGAATTATTGCTGATTCTGCTTGGGGACTGAGTTACAAATTATATCACAGTAAAAAATATGCACATAAAGAGTTTTCTAATGATGTAAAAGTTACTATTTCTATTACCGCTACCAAAACCGAAAAGGAAAAAGGACCGCTGCATAATAAACCATTAATCGAATGTACTTTAAAAGAAGTAGAAGAAGAAATATTATTCCAATTAGGTTTACAGGAATATATGTATAAGGATATTATGTATGGAAATATGAATATTGGGGTAGGGGCAAAATATCTTAAATATACAGATTTTAACCTTGAGCAGTATAATGATTGGCATCATGGTCCAGTAATAAAAGAACAAAATGGCGAAAAATATTTTTGGATATTTGAAAATGAATTAATCAATCCAGATTATAACAATACAGTAGGAATTAATTCATCTAATTGTAATAATGTTTTTATATCTGGAGAGTGGGTTAATGATGAAAAACAAATATGGACAGTTCCTTCAACACTTGAAAGATGTATGGAAAATGCTACAATTTGCTCTAAAGTTGTAAATAATTATTTAGTTGAAGCATAATAAAACACTCTAAAGTGTTTATCTGTAATATATTATAATTTATTAGGTGTAATAGCCAATTTTTTGTTTGCTCTAAGTGTTTCAGAAATAAAACTAGATACCTTAATTTTTAAAAATACTAAATTTAGTAGTCTGTACAGGATGTTTGTTAATTAGAGTTATTCTGATGATGAATTACACCTAATAAATTATAAAATTTAATACATTATTACTTATAAACATCTAATACTAAATATAATGAAAGAAAGATTAATTTAAAAGAGAACGAATGACCTCATTACTAAATAAAAAGTATCAAATATATACTACCTTACTATTTTTTCTTATAAGCATCCTATACTGTTTTTCTATTCAATATATGATTCAGAAAAGTGTTTATAGTGAAATTTTAATTAGTTTACTATTCCCTCTATTAGCTATTCCTTTTTTTAATAAGGAAAATTTAACATCAGATATTAAAAGATTACTCATATTAGAAACTTTTTTTAATATCATATGTATTACGTTAAAACTAAATACTTTTTTAAATATAGAAATAATTGTTTTTGATATAGTATTTGCTGTATTCTTTTTTTTTCAATCTGGAGGATTTTTACTCTCCTTATTAGTTAAAAAAACATATTCTAATTTAATACCTACCATTGCATTAACAACAGGTCTTTTTATATACTATTTTAGAAGCACAGGAACAATACTCTCTCCAGATAATAGAGTGCTTATGTATGGATACGATGCCCCTATTGAATTACAGTTTATTTATTTTTCCTGGTTAGTTGGAGTTTTGTTGATAGATAATA
Coding sequences:
- a CDS encoding oleate hydratase — encoded protein: MKKIVIFGSGVTGLKLAHELIKTGNLVTVYETRDQPGGKCIGTFENGLPTELTHRQMFASNMNFISTLKEIEYKGDNLLKNIEPLNNVQFYWANEKKFMNFKRNFFNSFQQLVDNLKSANSLFFSGVPLKDIYWFRSKLFIDNLDKDTLNMPLSTYLEFEKRPKLAHFILKIISTWIGGNGNTKTGDFLLLFNYKNLSKKKVYTRTNTTSLTLNGPISDSLIEPWYGFLKERGVKFRFNEGIKKLNISDGVAINAISEKNNVIEADAFILAIPPKQVVNILPKIAERLSVNYIKSHGFQFHFKEVPSLFLDKTIGIIADSAWGLSYKLYHSKKYAHKEFSNDVKVTISITATKTEKEKGPLHNKPLIECTLKEVEEEILFQLGLQEYMYKDIMYGNMNIGVGAKYLKYTDFNLEQYNDWHHGPVIKEQNGEKYFWIFENELINPDYNNTVGINSSNCNNVFISGEWVNDEKQIWTVPSTLERCMENATICSKVVNNYLVEA